In one Trichlorobacter lovleyi SZ genomic region, the following are encoded:
- the gmhA gene encoding D-sedoheptulose 7-phosphate isomerase has translation MQSFIAKQLQDHLALFQKMEAELTAPVAELAERLIETFKIGNKLLIMGNGGSAADAQHFAGEIVSRFRIERPGLPAIALSTDTSIITAIGNDYGFERIFSRQVEALAVPGDAVIGISTSGNSPNVQKALEVARQAGCTTIGLLGKDGGSIKAVCDIPLIIPSNDTPRVQEGHIAVIHILCDLIEQGLFGIFAGEGR, from the coding sequence ATGCAATCATTTATCGCCAAGCAACTTCAGGACCACCTGGCCCTGTTTCAGAAGATGGAAGCCGAACTGACCGCACCGGTGGCAGAACTTGCGGAGCGCCTGATTGAGACCTTCAAGATCGGCAACAAACTCCTGATCATGGGTAACGGCGGTTCGGCAGCCGACGCCCAGCATTTTGCCGGAGAGATTGTCAGTCGTTTCAGGATTGAACGGCCCGGTCTGCCGGCTATAGCCCTTTCAACCGATACCTCCATCATAACCGCCATCGGCAACGATTACGGCTTTGAGCGGATCTTTTCCCGCCAGGTCGAGGCGCTGGCGGTCCCGGGCGACGCGGTCATCGGCATCTCCACCAGCGGCAACTCTCCAAATGTCCAGAAGGCGCTGGAGGTGGCCCGCCAGGCCGGCTGCACCACCATCGGCCTGCTGGGCAAAGACGGCGGCAGCATCAAGGCGGTCTGCGACATCCCGCTGATCATCCCCTCCAATGACACCCCCCGGGTACAGGAAGGTCACATCGCCGTAATCCACATCCTCTGCGACCTGATCGAGCAGGGCCTGTTCGGCATATTTGCCGGGGAAGGACGTTAG
- a CDS encoding glycosyltransferase has translation MTAPTFDIIIPVWNNPTETRACLVSILGCSPIARMIIINNGCDRTTELMLEEFCDHLGERALYMTMERNIGFVPAVNRALARSDADWALIVRPSGTLSGTCFQQILATADTRQAGIITPHCPSEHPLPAQLVKSGCAVIEACDISFSLLALSKAMRDSIGLFDEELDSGPWCLRDYRHRADAHGFRTCLLPGATSDAEPATIFGSRERRRKQEEAAIATFRERWGKQQHVAIYLPKDTEEAHLHALLEQLLAAARRGHRLELFLHRRQYLAALHKGAACLHCGVTLHRLSLLSPLRSLTRSMAALLKQHPGLQPVCGLDGIPFPGYDTALPAATLTQLANP, from the coding sequence ATGACCGCTCCCACTTTTGACATTATCATTCCGGTCTGGAACAACCCGACCGAGACCAGGGCCTGCCTTGTCTCCATCCTGGGCTGCTCACCGATCGCCCGGATGATCATCATCAACAACGGCTGTGACCGCACCACCGAGTTGATGCTGGAGGAATTCTGCGATCACCTGGGGGAACGTGCGCTCTACATGACCATGGAGCGTAACATCGGTTTTGTTCCGGCCGTCAACCGTGCGCTTGCCCGCTCGGATGCAGACTGGGCCTTGATTGTACGGCCTAGCGGAACACTTTCCGGCACCTGCTTCCAGCAGATTCTGGCAACAGCAGACACCCGGCAGGCCGGCATCATCACCCCCCATTGCCCCTCAGAGCACCCGCTGCCTGCCCAGCTTGTAAAGTCCGGTTGTGCTGTCATTGAAGCCTGCGATATAAGCTTTTCCCTGCTGGCACTTTCAAAGGCAATGCGCGACAGTATCGGCCTTTTTGATGAAGAGCTGGACAGCGGCCCCTGGTGTCTGCGGGATTACCGCCACCGCGCAGATGCCCATGGTTTTAGAACCTGTCTATTGCCGGGAGCGACCTCCGATGCGGAGCCTGCCACCATCTTTGGCTCGCGTGAACGGCGCCGGAAGCAGGAAGAGGCCGCCATTGCCACCTTTCGGGAACGTTGGGGAAAGCAGCAGCATGTTGCCATCTATCTGCCAAAGGATACCGAAGAGGCCCATCTGCACGCCCTGCTGGAGCAGTTGCTGGCAGCAGCACGGCGCGGTCACCGCCTGGAGCTGTTCCTGCATCGCCGCCAGTATCTTGCGGCGCTGCACAAGGGTGCTGCCTGCCTGCACTGCGGAGTGACTCTCCACAGGCTCTCCCTGCTCAGCCCGTTACGCAGCCTGACCCGCAGCATGGCCGCGCTTCTCAAACAGCATCCCGGGCTGCAGCCTGTCTGCGGTCTGGACGGCATTCCGTTTCCCGGCTATGATACAGCACTTCCAGCCGCCACCCTGACTCAACTGGCTAATCCATAA
- a CDS encoding rod shape-determining protein, whose translation MFKIFDSLFGMFSNDLAIDLGTANTLVYLKGKGIVVREPSVVAVQKMPTGQQKVLKVGMEAKQMLGRTPGSITAIRPMKDGVIADFDITEEMLRYFIHKVHNRKTLVRPRIVICVPSGITQVEKRAVKESAESAGAREVYLIEEPMAAAIGAGLPITEASGNMIVDIGGGTTEVAVISLAGIVYSQSTRMGGDKMDEAIVQYIKRKYNLQIGERMAEAIKIEIGEAYPGPEVLTMEVKGRDLVSGIPKTIEINSDEIRDALKEAVNAIVDTVRQCLERTPPELAADIVDKGIFLAGGGAGLRNLDLLLREITKVPVLIAENPLDCVVLGSGKVLDELNLLKRVAVTS comes from the coding sequence ATGTTCAAGATATTCGACTCACTGTTCGGGATGTTTTCCAACGATCTGGCCATCGACCTTGGCACCGCCAACACCCTGGTCTATCTGAAGGGTAAGGGGATCGTCGTCCGTGAGCCTTCGGTGGTTGCCGTCCAGAAAATGCCCACCGGCCAGCAGAAGGTGCTGAAGGTCGGGATGGAGGCCAAGCAGATGCTGGGCCGTACTCCCGGTTCCATCACCGCCATCCGCCCGATGAAGGATGGGGTTATCGCCGACTTTGACATCACCGAAGAGATGCTGCGCTACTTCATCCACAAGGTACACAACCGCAAGACCCTGGTCCGTCCCCGGATCGTGATCTGCGTCCCCTCCGGCATCACCCAGGTGGAAAAACGGGCGGTCAAGGAATCGGCCGAGTCTGCCGGTGCCCGCGAGGTCTACCTGATTGAAGAACCGATGGCGGCCGCCATCGGAGCCGGCCTGCCGATCACCGAGGCAAGCGGCAACATGATCGTTGATATCGGCGGCGGCACCACTGAAGTTGCCGTGATCTCCCTGGCCGGCATCGTCTACTCCCAGTCGACCCGGATGGGTGGTGACAAGATGGATGAGGCGATTGTCCAGTACATCAAGCGCAAGTACAACCTGCAGATCGGTGAACGGATGGCGGAAGCGATCAAGATCGAGATCGGCGAAGCCTACCCCGGCCCTGAAGTACTGACCATGGAGGTCAAAGGGCGCGACCTGGTATCAGGTATCCCCAAGACGATAGAGATCAACTCTGACGAAATCCGTGATGCCCTCAAGGAAGCGGTTAACGCCATTGTGGATACCGTCCGTCAATGCCTTGAGCGTACCCCGCCCGAACTGGCTGCCGATATCGTAGACAAGGGAATCTTCCTGGCCGGTGGCGGCGCCGGCCTGCGCAATCTGGACCTGCTGCTGCGCGAGATCACCAAGGTGCCGGTACTGATTGCAGAAAACCCGCTGGACTGTGTTGTTCTGGGCTCCGGCAAGGTACTGGATGAGCTGAACCTGCTCAAGCGCGTTGCCGTTACCTCATAA
- the ileS gene encoding isoleucine--tRNA ligase: MDYKATLNLPQTDFPMKANLYQREPELLKRWQELDLYGMIEEAGKDKPVYMLHDGPPYANGHTHIGHALNKTLKDIVLKVKRMEGFQAPYVPGWDCHGLPIELQVEKNLGSKKHQMTKAEMRKECRVYAKKFIDIQKEEFKRLGVLGDWDNPYMTMTNEYEGLTAAELAKFAHNGGLYRGKKPVHWCSSCVTALAEAEVEYADHTSPSIFVKFALQDDVSGAIPALAGKPVFVVIWTTTPWTIPANLAIAMHPEYDYCAVEVDGQLLIVAEGLKDQFLAANNLSGETVATFKAGLLERKRCKHPFYDRDSIILLGEHVTLEAGTGCVHTAPGHGQDDYELGLREGLEIYNPVDNHGKYIGNLELFGGEKVFEANPKVIEKLQEVGALVGVSKISHSYPHCWRCKKPIIFRATEQWFISMEANDLRKKSLEAIDKVQWIPKWGRDRIYGMVENRPDWCISRQRSWGVPITAFSCTDCGEFLADGPTMDHVAELFKQHSSDVWFEWEAAQLLPAGTTCSKCGGAAFAKENDILDVWFDSGVSHAAVLEPNPKLSSPADLYLEGSDQHRGWFHSSLLESVGTRGVAPYKSVLTHGFVLDGQGRKMSKSMGNVVAPEDVIKKFGADVLRLWCSAQDYRDDNRISEEILNRVAEAYRRIRNTCRFMLGNLNDFDPATDSVAFADLMPIDRLALHHLELLKERVLAAYTEFEFHVIYQAINSFCTVELSALYLDILKDRLYTSRKDAHERRSSQTAMYLITDTLTRLLAPLISFTADEIWQFLPGEREASVHLSAFPKPAPEYKDAGLAGTWARLFDVRADVLKALELKRVEKVIGHPLDAAVRLSAPAATVAFMNDYLDKLRAICIVSRLDLAEELSGDAYDGTVVEGLKVLVEKAPGEKCERCWCYSEELGSDAAHPTICPKCTAAVV, translated from the coding sequence ATGGATTACAAAGCGACCCTGAACCTGCCCCAAACCGACTTTCCGATGAAGGCCAACCTGTATCAGCGTGAGCCGGAGCTGCTCAAGCGCTGGCAGGAGCTGGACCTGTACGGAATGATTGAGGAGGCCGGCAAGGACAAGCCGGTCTATATGCTGCATGACGGCCCTCCCTATGCCAACGGCCATACCCATATCGGCCACGCCCTGAACAAGACCCTGAAGGACATTGTGCTGAAGGTCAAGCGGATGGAGGGGTTCCAGGCCCCCTATGTGCCGGGTTGGGATTGCCATGGCCTGCCGATTGAACTGCAGGTGGAGAAAAACCTGGGTTCAAAAAAGCATCAGATGACCAAGGCCGAGATGCGCAAGGAATGCCGTGTCTATGCCAAAAAGTTTATCGATATCCAGAAAGAGGAGTTCAAGCGTCTGGGGGTGCTGGGGGACTGGGATAATCCCTACATGACCATGACCAATGAGTATGAGGGATTGACCGCTGCCGAGCTGGCCAAGTTCGCCCACAACGGCGGACTGTACCGGGGCAAGAAACCGGTGCACTGGTGTTCTTCCTGTGTGACCGCCCTGGCTGAGGCCGAGGTTGAGTATGCTGACCACACCTCGCCATCCATCTTTGTCAAATTTGCCCTGCAGGATGATGTAAGCGGCGCTATTCCGGCCCTGGCCGGCAAGCCGGTCTTTGTGGTGATCTGGACCACCACCCCCTGGACCATCCCGGCCAACCTGGCCATAGCCATGCATCCTGAATACGATTACTGCGCGGTTGAGGTGGATGGGCAACTGCTGATCGTGGCTGAAGGGCTGAAGGATCAGTTTCTGGCTGCCAACAACCTGTCCGGTGAGACCGTTGCCACCTTTAAGGCCGGCCTGCTGGAGCGCAAGCGCTGCAAACACCCTTTCTATGACCGTGATTCCATCATTCTGTTGGGTGAGCATGTTACCCTTGAGGCTGGTACCGGCTGCGTCCACACCGCCCCCGGCCATGGTCAGGACGACTATGAGCTTGGTCTGCGGGAAGGGCTGGAGATCTACAACCCGGTGGATAACCACGGCAAGTATATCGGCAACCTTGAGCTGTTTGGCGGAGAAAAGGTCTTTGAAGCCAATCCCAAGGTGATTGAGAAGCTGCAGGAGGTCGGCGCCCTGGTGGGTGTCAGCAAGATTTCTCACTCCTACCCCCACTGCTGGCGTTGCAAGAAGCCGATCATCTTCCGGGCCACCGAGCAGTGGTTCATCTCCATGGAGGCCAACGACCTTCGTAAGAAGTCGCTGGAGGCGATTGACAAGGTGCAGTGGATTCCCAAATGGGGCCGCGACCGGATCTACGGTATGGTAGAGAACCGCCCGGACTGGTGCATCTCCCGCCAGCGTTCCTGGGGGGTGCCGATCACCGCCTTCTCCTGTACTGACTGCGGTGAGTTCCTGGCTGACGGACCCACCATGGATCACGTGGCTGAGCTGTTCAAACAACACAGCTCCGATGTCTGGTTTGAGTGGGAGGCTGCCCAGCTGCTGCCTGCCGGAACCACCTGTTCCAAGTGCGGCGGTGCCGCCTTTGCCAAGGAAAATGACATCCTGGATGTCTGGTTTGATTCCGGCGTCTCCCATGCAGCTGTGCTGGAGCCTAACCCCAAACTTTCATCACCCGCTGACCTCTATCTGGAGGGCAGTGACCAGCATCGCGGCTGGTTCCATTCCTCCCTGCTGGAGTCTGTTGGTACCCGTGGCGTTGCCCCCTACAAGTCAGTGCTGACCCACGGCTTCGTGCTGGATGGCCAGGGGCGCAAGATGAGTAAATCCATGGGTAACGTGGTGGCGCCTGAAGATGTGATCAAGAAGTTCGGGGCCGATGTCCTGCGGCTCTGGTGCTCAGCCCAGGATTATCGCGATGACAACCGCATCTCTGAAGAGATCCTGAACCGGGTGGCAGAGGCCTACCGCCGGATTCGTAACACCTGTCGCTTCATGCTGGGTAACCTGAATGATTTTGATCCGGCAACCGACAGTGTTGCCTTTGCTGACCTGATGCCGATTGACCGCCTGGCCCTGCACCATCTGGAACTGCTCAAGGAGCGGGTGCTGGCTGCTTATACCGAGTTTGAATTCCATGTAATCTATCAGGCGATCAACTCCTTCTGTACCGTAGAGCTGAGCGCCCTGTATCTGGATATCCTCAAGGACCGCCTCTACACCAGTCGTAAGGATGCCCATGAGCGCCGCAGCAGCCAGACCGCCATGTATCTGATCACCGATACCCTGACCCGTCTGCTGGCACCGCTGATCTCCTTTACCGCTGATGAGATCTGGCAGTTCCTGCCGGGTGAGCGTGAGGCCAGTGTACATCTCTCGGCTTTCCCGAAACCGGCACCGGAGTACAAGGATGCAGGACTGGCCGGTACCTGGGCACGGTTGTTTGATGTGCGGGCCGATGTACTCAAGGCACTGGAACTGAAGCGGGTGGAAAAGGTGATCGGCCATCCACTGGATGCGGCAGTCAGGCTGTCAGCCCCAGCGGCAACCGTCGCCTTTATGAATGATTATCTGGATAAACTGCGGGCGATCTGCATTGTCTCCCGTTTGGACCTTGCGGAAGAGCTGTCTGGCGATGCCTATGACGGCACGGTGGTTGAAGGTTTGAAGGTGCTGGTGGAAAAGGCACCGGGTGAGAAGTGCGAGCGTTGCTGGTGCTACAGTGAAGAGCTGGGTAGCGATGCCGCACACCCGACGATCTGCCCGAAATGTACGGCAGCGGTGGTATAG
- the lspA gene encoding signal peptidase II: protein MNRWGIFSIIAIVGLVVDQATKLYVDRVMALHQSIPVIDGLFSFTYLRNRGAAFSFLSNVSWRLPFFIGITLVAAVVIIVALKKMRDDQKLAQAALAMIFSGAIGNLIDRVRMGEVIDFLDVYWKNHHWPAFNVADSLICVGVALVALDMLKEERNQQARAD, encoded by the coding sequence ATGAACCGTTGGGGGATCTTTTCCATTATTGCGATTGTCGGACTTGTGGTTGATCAGGCCACCAAGCTGTATGTTGACCGGGTCATGGCCCTGCACCAGTCCATTCCTGTGATTGACGGCCTGTTCAGCTTTACCTATCTGCGCAACCGGGGCGCTGCCTTCAGCTTCCTCTCCAACGTCTCCTGGCGGCTGCCGTTTTTTATCGGTATCACACTGGTTGCTGCGGTCGTAATCATCGTGGCCCTGAAGAAGATGCGTGACGATCAGAAACTGGCCCAGGCTGCCCTGGCAATGATCTTTTCCGGTGCCATCGGTAATCTGATTGACCGGGTGCGAATGGGTGAGGTGATTGACTTTCTGGATGTCTACTGGAAGAATCACCACTGGCCGGCCTTTAACGTGGCAGATTCTCTGATCTGTGTCGGTGTGGCCCTGGTGGCGCTTGACATGCTTAAGGAAGAACGCAACCAGCAGGCCCGCGCTGACTAG
- a CDS encoding HhH-GPD family protein has protein sequence MSSSHTEQLQAAYPKARSDCKYEMQPWPVGRDTGPEAQLKTAALREGASLAVVAGFQELVYQFYCEQGRQLPWREGTAPDPYRVLVSEVMLQQTQVDRVIPRFTAFVQQFPDPQSLAGASTPQVLAAWQGLGYNRRALNLQRAARMIVDLWGGRVPEDPVLLQQLPGIGPYTAGAVAAFAFNRPQVFLETNIRAVLLHFFFADQEGITDKQLLPVVEAVLDRAEPRTWYNALMDYGSDLKRRFPNPSRRSCHHTVQSRFEGSDRQIRGAVLRLLLGSNGVAITVIQKQLDVEAERLKRILEGMVKDGFVQKTGRKLIIPST, from the coding sequence ATGTCATCCTCTCACACAGAACAGTTGCAAGCAGCCTACCCGAAAGCAAGGTCTGACTGCAAGTACGAGATGCAGCCCTGGCCGGTAGGCCGGGATACCGGCCCCGAGGCACAATTGAAAACTGCTGCCTTGCGCGAAGGAGCGTCTTTGGCGGTGGTGGCCGGTTTTCAGGAGCTGGTGTATCAATTCTACTGTGAGCAGGGGCGTCAGCTGCCCTGGCGGGAAGGGACTGCCCCCGATCCCTACCGGGTGCTGGTGTCGGAGGTGATGCTGCAGCAGACCCAGGTGGATCGGGTAATTCCCAGGTTTACCGCTTTTGTGCAGCAATTTCCTGATCCGCAAAGCCTCGCCGGTGCATCAACGCCTCAAGTGCTGGCAGCCTGGCAGGGGCTGGGCTACAACCGCCGGGCCCTGAACCTGCAGCGGGCAGCCCGGATGATTGTTGACCTTTGGGGGGGCAGGGTGCCGGAAGACCCGGTCCTGTTGCAACAACTGCCCGGTATCGGCCCTTATACTGCCGGTGCTGTTGCCGCCTTTGCCTTCAACCGTCCTCAGGTTTTCCTGGAAACCAACATCCGGGCCGTACTGCTGCATTTCTTCTTTGCAGATCAGGAAGGGATCACCGATAAACAGCTGCTGCCGGTTGTGGAGGCGGTTCTGGACAGGGCAGAACCGCGCACCTGGTACAACGCCTTGATGGATTACGGCAGTGACCTGAAACGCCGCTTTCCCAACCCATCCCGACGTAGTTGTCATCATACCGTGCAGAGCCGGTTTGAAGGTTCAGACCGTCAGATCCGGGGAGCGGTGCTGCGGCTGTTGCTGGGGAGTAACGGGGTGGCGATAACCGTGATACAGAAACAGCTGGATGTTGAAGCAGAACGGTTAAAGCGGATTCTGGAGGGAATGGTGAAGGATGGCTTTGTGCAGAAAACGGGTAGAAAGCTGATCATACCGTCAACCTGA
- a CDS encoding vWA domain-containing protein — MRTLENAIIRLLKQKPFYGHLLLQLRRAPLQKQDRSAAITIRDGIPLLSVAETSFSALEPAEQEALLEHLLKHLLHLHPLRRRERTPHDWDVACDLAINPTIAGLPAGALYPENFRLEPGLSAEEYYDLIVPAFDMGNEEGSGAGRAEQASSGIDGNGSGRQLHEAEAIDDHDAWQESDSTPVTLAEEMLRSMVRDALRGSDGETPADVRAVVDSLLHPAPIPWRQILRQFIATAGRTGRSNTWMREHRRFAHETPGVRKRRKLNLLVGIDVSDSTNIVALREAFAAELVNLARGRDCSITVLYANSRIQQIETFSSAAFVAQRYDGGGFTDLRPVFEYAQTMHPLPAAVIYLTDGVGPVPEQISFPTLWVLTREGEKPAPWGVELRLTV; from the coding sequence ATGCGCACCCTTGAGAATGCCATTATCCGCCTGCTGAAGCAGAAACCGTTCTACGGCCACCTGCTCTTGCAACTGCGGCGTGCCCCGTTGCAGAAGCAGGACCGCTCTGCCGCCATCACCATCCGGGACGGCATTCCGCTTTTATCCGTAGCAGAAACCTCCTTCAGCGCCCTTGAACCGGCTGAACAGGAAGCGTTGCTGGAGCACCTGCTCAAGCACCTGCTGCACCTGCACCCGCTGCGGCGCCGTGAGCGCACCCCCCATGACTGGGATGTGGCCTGCGATCTGGCCATTAATCCGACCATTGCCGGACTACCGGCAGGCGCACTGTACCCTGAAAATTTCAGACTGGAGCCGGGGCTGTCGGCGGAAGAGTATTACGACCTGATTGTTCCTGCCTTTGACATGGGCAACGAGGAGGGCAGCGGCGCAGGCAGAGCTGAACAGGCCAGCAGCGGGATTGACGGAAACGGTTCAGGCCGGCAGCTGCACGAGGCTGAAGCCATTGATGATCATGATGCCTGGCAGGAAAGCGACAGCACCCCGGTCACACTGGCGGAAGAGATGCTGCGCAGCATGGTACGGGATGCCCTGCGAGGCAGTGACGGCGAGACTCCGGCAGATGTACGTGCTGTGGTCGACAGCCTTCTGCACCCGGCACCGATCCCCTGGCGCCAGATCCTGCGCCAGTTTATCGCCACTGCCGGACGGACCGGCCGCAGCAACACCTGGATGCGGGAACACCGTCGCTTTGCCCACGAGACACCGGGCGTTCGCAAGAGGCGCAAACTGAACCTGCTGGTGGGGATTGATGTCAGCGACTCCACCAACATCGTGGCACTGCGGGAGGCCTTTGCGGCAGAGCTGGTCAATCTGGCCCGCGGCCGGGACTGCAGCATCACGGTACTGTACGCCAACAGCCGCATCCAGCAGATCGAAACCTTCAGCAGTGCAGCGTTTGTGGCGCAACGTTACGATGGTGGCGGTTTTACCGACCTGCGTCCGGTCTTTGAGTATGCACAAACCATGCATCCCCTGCCTGCCGCTGTGATCTACCTGACCGACGGCGTCGGCCCGGTACCGGAACAGATCTCTTTCCCGACCCTCTGGGTGCTGACCCGGGAAGGGGAAAAACCGGCCCCCTGGGGAGTGGAACTCAGGTTGACGGTATGA
- a CDS encoding peptidylprolyl isomerase encodes MADENFPRVVLETSKGAITLELNKEKAPITVKNFLGYVKDGYYDGLIFHRVIKDFMIQGGGMDADMQPKKTKFAIKNEAQNGLKNVRGSVAMARTALVDSATSQFFINTVDNAFLDNKGKRQDDFGYCVFGKVVEGIEVVDEIRQVKTGNKGGHGDVPLEPVTIISAKLVE; translated from the coding sequence ATGGCAGATGAGAACTTTCCCAGGGTAGTGCTTGAGACCAGCAAGGGTGCCATCACCCTTGAACTGAATAAGGAGAAGGCCCCGATCACGGTCAAGAACTTTCTGGGCTATGTGAAGGATGGCTACTATGACGGCCTGATCTTTCACCGCGTGATCAAAGACTTCATGATCCAGGGCGGCGGCATGGATGCCGACATGCAGCCCAAAAAGACCAAGTTCGCTATCAAGAACGAGGCCCAGAACGGCCTGAAGAACGTACGTGGCAGCGTGGCCATGGCCCGTACCGCACTGGTCGATTCAGCCACCTCGCAGTTCTTCATCAACACCGTGGACAACGCCTTTCTGGACAACAAGGGCAAGCGCCAGGACGACTTCGGCTACTGCGTGTTCGGCAAGGTGGTTGAAGGGATAGAGGTGGTGGACGAGATCCGCCAGGTCAAGACCGGCAACAAGGGCGGTCATGGCGATGTGCCGCTGGAGCCGGTTACCATCATCTCTGCCAAACTGGTTGAGTAG
- a CDS encoding CsgG/HfaB family protein, with protein sequence MKMKSIIGCLLGLGIASGLSGCAHTVEVGSFKESELDRKVAETLPPQHVIDKKQPKVAILPLGEPPEYAGRLSPGAQEGITQIAAKGCGMEVVERSQAQRIFDEKKFVWSLDLSADFSEIRSMVNGIDYIVLGSITNPATGAKFTPSQTSCDSKGKCSTSKPSCTVKGSATVNIRVIQASTGSVAQAFEPFTGSVSNSFAVTAQYACRVGNPVAVLTQAVANAVSKAKRPLIEAFPRYGYLYRTMTASDGRRIAYVNLGRLDGVKGGDDVELIRYTKEVDRVKKVERLTNQKIADVKIADTDLQNDRSIIIIPEEYSSLVMPGLAVKTKYNSNFFGGLFE encoded by the coding sequence ATGAAGATGAAAAGCATCATCGGCTGTCTATTGGGCCTGGGCATTGCCTCTGGTCTCTCCGGCTGCGCACATACCGTGGAAGTCGGCTCATTCAAAGAGTCCGAGCTGGACCGGAAAGTGGCAGAGACCCTCCCGCCCCAGCATGTCATTGACAAGAAGCAGCCCAAGGTGGCCATACTGCCGCTCGGCGAGCCCCCCGAATATGCCGGTCGTCTGAGTCCCGGCGCGCAGGAGGGGATTACCCAGATTGCCGCGAAAGGCTGCGGCATGGAGGTGGTTGAACGCAGCCAGGCGCAGAGGATTTTTGACGAAAAGAAATTTGTCTGGTCGCTGGATCTGAGTGCCGATTTCTCTGAAATCAGAAGTATGGTCAACGGCATTGACTATATCGTGCTTGGTTCAATAACCAACCCGGCCACCGGCGCAAAGTTTACCCCGAGCCAGACCAGCTGTGACAGCAAAGGAAAATGCAGCACCTCAAAACCATCCTGCACGGTCAAAGGTTCCGCCACGGTCAATATCAGGGTGATCCAGGCCTCAACAGGCTCGGTGGCCCAGGCGTTTGAACCGTTTACCGGCAGCGTCAGCAACTCCTTTGCGGTGACCGCACAGTATGCCTGCCGTGTCGGCAACCCGGTAGCCGTGCTGACTCAGGCGGTTGCCAATGCCGTCAGCAAGGCAAAAAGGCCGCTGATTGAGGCGTTTCCCCGCTACGGTTACCTCTACCGGACCATGACCGCTTCTGACGGCAGACGGATCGCCTACGTCAATCTTGGCAGGCTTGACGGGGTTAAGGGTGGCGATGATGTCGAGCTGATCCGCTACACAAAAGAGGTCGATCGAGTCAAAAAAGTCGAACGGCTCACAAACCAGAAGATTGCCGATGTGAAAATTGCGGATACGGACCTGCAAAATGACCGGAGCATTATCATCATCCCGGAAGAGTATTCCTCCCTGGTCATGCCCGGACTGGCCGTCAAAACCAAATACAACAGCAACTTTTTTGGCGGCCTGTTTGAGTGA